In Prochlorococcus marinus str. MIT 1214, one DNA window encodes the following:
- a CDS encoding SOS response-associated peptidase translates to MCGRYQLLTKFINLPDLLKKDVPKGLGKNYEPQLLIKPGSPILVLKNEGKTQTSIMLWGFISEWSKDPFDNTRPKPFNARSESVEEKKLFRASWRHKRCLIPASGFLEKGHLIGRKDSQTFWLGGLWNRWMSKEGCELESCCVLTTEPNDLVKQFHNRMPVIIPNGLEEEWISSVKNAQDLKALKPLMTKWDPEEWTAEPINKPNADQLSFL, encoded by the coding sequence ATGTGCGGAAGATATCAGCTATTAACAAAATTCATAAATTTACCTGATCTTTTAAAAAAAGATGTGCCAAAGGGATTGGGTAAAAATTATGAACCACAATTATTAATCAAACCAGGTTCTCCAATTCTTGTACTTAAGAATGAAGGCAAGACACAAACATCCATAATGCTTTGGGGATTTATATCTGAGTGGAGTAAAGACCCTTTTGACAACACAAGGCCAAAGCCATTTAACGCGAGATCAGAAAGTGTTGAAGAGAAGAAACTTTTTCGTGCAAGCTGGAGGCATAAGAGATGTTTGATACCAGCCAGTGGTTTTCTAGAAAAAGGTCACCTAATAGGTAGAAAAGATTCTCAAACTTTCTGGTTAGGAGGACTTTGGAATCGATGGATGTCTAAGGAAGGTTGTGAACTAGAGAGCTGTTGTGTGCTAACGACAGAACCAAATGATTTAGTCAAACAATTTCATAACCGTATGCCCGTTATTATTCCAAATGGGCTAGAAGAAGAATGGATCTCTTCAGTTAAAAATGCTCAAGACCTTAAAGCTTTAAAACCGCTAATGACTAAATGGGACCCAGAAGAATGGACAGCCGAGCCAATTAACAAACCTAATGCCGACCAATTATCCTTCCTATAA
- a CDS encoding PD-(D/E)XK nuclease family protein: MIDLKRNSKKEPIEATGLRSRKSSLYKPNQQEDFKISRGRFSNFLTCQRCFYLDRVRGLDPPGTPGWTLNETTDLLLKKEFDDCRQKQVPHRIFASNGLSHVVPFDHPEIDNWRNSLHRGLMHRYKDTGIILTGGVDDIWQDTITRQLIIVDYKSQAKNGRVDKKDYLEDPFHEAYKIQMDFYAYILSGMGFSVHPISYFLVCNAKRDEDEFNKTMRFDEYLVPYKWRNDWIESRLDEMVSLMNQSEIPESNPSCKNCAYADQYSKILFSGNSSQKEIKQGTLPLF; encoded by the coding sequence ATGATTGATCTCAAAAGAAATAGCAAAAAAGAACCAATTGAGGCCACAGGCCTTCGAAGTCGCAAATCTTCTCTATATAAGCCAAATCAACAAGAAGATTTCAAAATTAGTAGAGGTCGTTTCTCAAATTTTCTGACGTGTCAAAGGTGCTTTTATCTCGATAGGGTAAGAGGTCTTGATCCTCCTGGGACACCAGGTTGGACTCTCAATGAAACTACTGACCTATTACTAAAAAAAGAATTTGACGATTGCAGACAAAAACAGGTTCCACACAGAATATTTGCATCTAATGGACTATCTCATGTTGTTCCATTTGATCATCCTGAAATAGATAACTGGAGAAACTCACTTCATCGGGGACTAATGCATCGTTACAAGGATACCGGAATAATTTTGACTGGAGGTGTAGACGATATTTGGCAAGACACTATTACAAGACAACTAATAATTGTGGATTACAAATCACAAGCAAAAAACGGACGAGTTGATAAGAAAGATTATTTAGAGGATCCTTTTCACGAGGCCTATAAAATTCAAATGGACTTTTATGCTTACATACTCTCGGGGATGGGTTTTAGTGTTCATCCAATATCTTATTTTCTAGTTTGCAATGCAAAAAGGGATGAAGATGAATTTAATAAGACCATGCGTTTTGATGAATATCTTGTTCCCTACAAATGGAGGAATGATTGGATAGAGAGTCGACTAGATGAAATGGTCTCACTAATGAATCAATCAGAGATTCCAGAATCAAATCCTTCATGCAAGAACTGCGCCTATGCAGATCAATATTCGAAAATACTATTTTCAGGAAATTCAAGTCAAAAAGAAATTAAACAAGGAACTTTGCCATTATTTTAA